One genomic region from Heterodontus francisci isolate sHetFra1 chromosome 39, sHetFra1.hap1, whole genome shotgun sequence encodes:
- the LOC137352897 gene encoding zinc finger and BTB domain-containing protein 7A-like, protein MSRVSLHNPQHSNSLLQEANRMRLSGTLCDVVIRVESQDFPAHSLVLACVSRTFETLFRTKSVRYSLDFLCSRTFQQILEYSYTDSLEAQTEELDDLLQAAGILAMDGLERQILVATSRIGETEGGDPGVDGSVVRRSEGPPGMGAERDGTLLARQPRRDAAPAAAGLRDDRFPLEKAEGGSPAGEETYRCGIPESARGRGPASAEPSRGSASELEGTGGPGSPDGRGAVARAEDRPIHGTVIAAPARSVPSRQGRIPPLGGGMKWPRHETLLQPYPAHRPLDARSFRALPAFLPPPVSQSPLAFSTTVDFGAFPSPPLQGTSRPEFGCQPREEGNGLVLAGTVRARGASGNPLLMDKQAEEHQRLTSDQTQPPCTQARSLECCHRS, encoded by the exons ATGTCCAGAGTCTCGCTGCACAACCCCCAGCATTCGAACTCCCTGCTGCAGGAGGCCAACAGGATGAGACTGTCCGGGACACTGTGTGACGTTGTGATCAGAGTGGAGAGTCAGGACTTCCCTGCCCACAGTCTGGTGTTGGCCTGCGTTAGCAGGACATTTGAGACCCTCTTCCGGACCAAGAGTGTCCGCTACTCCTTGGATTTCCTGTGCAGCCGGACCTTCCAGCAGATCCTGGAATATTCCTACACGGACAGCCTGGAGGCCCAAACCGAGGAGCTGGACGACTTGTTGCAAGCGGCCGGAATCTTGGCCATGGACGGCTTGGAGAGACAGATCTTGGTGGCAACATCCCGTATTGGGGAGACGGAGGGGGGCGACCCTGGGGTGGATGGGAGCGTGGTGAGGCGTTCCGAGGGACCTCCCGGAATGGGCGCTGAGAGAGACGGAACTCTGCTTGCCCGGCAGCCTCGCCGTGACGCAGCGCCCGCGGCCGCCGGATTGCGGGACGACAGGTTCCCCTTGGAGAAAGCCGAAGGCGGGAGCCCCGCGGGGGAGGAGACGTATCGGTGCGGAATTCCTGAGTCGGCCCGGGGGAGAGGCCCAGCGTCGGCCGAGCCCTCGAGAGGGAGCGCCTCCGAGCTTGAGGGCACGGGGGGACCCGGGTCACCGGACGGCAGAGGAGCTGTGGCTCGTGCCGAGGACAGGCCGATCCACGGGACTGTAATCGCTGCCCCTGCCCGCTCGGTCCCGAGCCGGCAGGGCAGGATTCCCCCGCTGGGGGGCGGGATGAAGTGGCCCAGGCACGAGACGCTCCTCCAGCCGTACCCAGCGCACCGTCCCCTGGACGCCCGCTCCTTCCGAGCCCTTCCCGCCTTCCTTCCGCCGCCAGTCAGCCAGTCACCGCTGGCCTTCTCCACCACTGTGGACTTCGGCGCTTTCCCAAGTCCGCCGCTCCAGGGCACATCGCGTCCCGAGTTCGGCTGCCAGCCGAGGGAAGAGGGCAATGGATTGGTGCTGGCTGGCACAGTCCGGGCGAGAGGAGCTAGCGGAAACCCGCTGCTAATGGATAAGCAGGCCGAGGAACATCAGAG GTTAACCAGTGATCAGACTCAGCCGCCTTGCACTCAGGCACGTTCCCTCGAGTGCTGCCATCGCTCGTAA